One stretch of Vulpes lagopus strain Blue_001 chromosome X, ASM1834538v1, whole genome shotgun sequence DNA includes these proteins:
- the LOC121483000 gene encoding LOW QUALITY PROTEIN: double-stranded RNA-binding protein Staufen homolog 2-like (The sequence of the model RefSeq protein was modified relative to this genomic sequence to represent the inferred CDS: deleted 2 bases in 1 codon) encodes MANPKEKTPMCLVNELARFNRVQPQYKLLKERGPAHSKMFSVQLSLGEQTWESEGSSIKKAQQAVANKALTESTLPKPVQKPPKSNVNNNPGSITPTVELNGLAMKRGEPSLYRPLDPKPFPNYRANYNFRGMYNQRYHCPMPKIFYVQLTVGNNEFFGEGKTRQAARHNAAMKALQALQNEPIPEKSPQNGKSGKEMDDDKDANKSEISLVFEIALKRNMPVSFEVIKESGPPHMKSFVTRVSVGEFSAEGEGNSKKLSKKCAATTILQELKKLPPLPVVEKPKLFFKKRPKTIVKAGPEYGQGMNPISCLAQIQQAKKEKEPDYVLLSERGMPRRREFVMQVKVGNEVATGTGPNKKIAKKKNAAEAMLLQLGYKASTSLQDQLDKTGENKGWSGPKAGFPEPTNNTPKGILHLSPDVYQEMEASRHKVISGTTLGYLSPKDMNQPSSSFFSISPTSNSSATIARELLMNGTSPTAEAIGLKGSSPTPPCSPVQPSKQLEYLARIQGFQV; translated from the exons ATGGCAAACCCCAAAGAGAAAACTCCAATGTGTCTGGTAAATGAGTTAGCCCGTTTCAATAGAGTCCAACCCCAGTAtaaacttctgaaagaaagagGGCCTGCTCATTCGAAGATGTTCTCAGTGCAACTGAGTCTTGGTGAGCAGACATGGGAATCCGAAGGAAGCAGTATAAAGAAGGCCCAACAAGCTGTTGCTAATAAAGCTTTGACTGAATCTACACTTCCCAAACCAGTTCAGAAACCACCCAAAAGTAATGTTAATAATAACCCAGGTAGTATAACTCCAACTGTGGAACTGAATGGGCTTGCTATGAAAAGGGGAGAGCCTTCCCTCTACAGGCCATTAGATCCAAAGCCTTTCCCAAATTATAGAGCTAATTACAACTTTCGGGGCATGTACAATCAGAGGTATCATTGCCCAATGCCCAAGATATTTTATGTTCAGCTGACTGTAGGAAATAATGAGTTTTTTGGGGAAGGGAAGACCCGACAAGCTGCTAGACACAATGCTGCAATGAAAGCCCTCCAAGCACTGCAGAATGAACCTATTCCAGAAAAATCACCTCAGAATGGcaaatcaggaaaagaaatggatgaTGACAAAGATGCGAATAAATCGGAGATCAGCTTGGTCTTTGAAATAGCTCTGAAGCGAAATATGCCCGTAAGTTTTGAGGTTATTAAAGAAAGTGGACCTCCACATATGAAAAGCTTTGTTACTCGGGTGTCAGTGGGAGAGTTctctgcagaaggagagggaaatagCAAAAAACTCTCCAAGAAGTGCGCTGCAACCACCATCCTACAGGAGCTTAAGAAACTTCCGCCTCTTCCTGTGGTTGaaaagccaaaattattttttaaaaaacgccCTAAAACAATAGTAAAGGCTGGACCAGAGTATGGTCAAGGAATGAATCCCATTAGCTGCCTGGCTCAAATTCAACAggccaaaaaggaaaaggagccaGATTATGTTTTGCTTTCAGAAAGAGGAATGCCTCGACGTCGGGAATTTGTGATGCAGGTCAAAGTAGGCAATGAAGTTGCTACTGGAACAGGACCTAACAAaaagatagca aaaaaaaaaaatgctgcggAAGCAATGCTGTTACAGCTTGGTTATAAAGCATCCACTAGTCTTCAAGATCAACTTGACAAGACAGGGGAAAACAAAGGATGGAGTGGTCCAAAGGCTGGGTTTCCTGAACCGACAAATAACACTCCAAAAGGAATTCTTCATTTGTCTCCTGATGTTTATCAAGAGATGGAAGCCAGCCGCCACAAAGTAATCTCTGGCACTACTCTAGGCTATTTGTCACCCAAAGATATGAACCAGCCCTCAAGCTCTTTCTTCAGTATATCTCCCACATCGAATAGTTCAGCTACAATTGCCAGGGAACTCCTAATGAATGGAACATCTCCTACAGCTGAAGCCATAGGTTTAAAAGGAAGTTCTCCTACTCCCCCTTGTTCTCCAGTACAACCTTCAAAACAACTGGAATATTTAGCAAGGATTCAAGGCTTTCAGGtatga